In one window of Tursiops truncatus isolate mTurTru1 chromosome 5, mTurTru1.mat.Y, whole genome shotgun sequence DNA:
- the PIGG gene encoding GPI ethanolamine phosphate transferase 2 isoform X5 → MRLGSGTFAACCVVIEVLGVALFLRGFFPAPVCSFSGTEHQTESPAPEPSAGAISNWTKLPPPLFSKVVIMLIDALRDDFVFGSKGVKFMPYTTYLVEKGSSHSFVAEAKPPTVTMPRIKALMTGSLPGFIDVVRNLNSPTLLEDNVITRAKAAGKRIIFYGDETWVKLFPKHFVEYDGTTSFFVSDYTEVDDNVTRHLDKVLKRRDWDVLILHYLGLDHIGHISGPNSPLIGRKLSEMDSVLMKIHTSLLSEERETLLPNLLVLCGDHGMSEAGGHGASSVEEVNTAMILISSAFERKPGDVRRPKYIQQTDLAATLSIGLGLPIPKSSVGNLIFPVIEGKPMREQLRFLHLNTVQLSKLLQENVPSYKKEPGFEQFKVSERLHGNWVRLYLEENSSEVLSNLGSKVRRQYLDALRALSLSLSRQAAQYDVYSMAVGTVLVLEVLALLLLSGPRALSGKAELDVPLPSPAFSLLCYLLPLGLVALHVTVCTSAGGTCYLCSLPWLTAGGVMVLISTLLCAVLSALTGMFAGGKRLSKNPPQCNSRWSELDLLILLGTVGHTLSLGASSFIEEEPQTWYFLVNTLCLALCHEIYRNCFLGDDCAPQSCPHAGEDFDGVAAAPQGKSPGPDVWELDRASRHPSPLGALRGPERWMVLASPWLILTCCRLLRSLNQTGVQWAHRPDLGHWLTSNPEERALACLRLGCGSRGELRQHQAEPEHVRMRACWGSTTTSLLIFLGSCSTAGRSADFHPQMH, encoded by the exons ATGCGGCTGGGCTCCGGGACCTTCGCCGCCTGCTGCGTAGTGATCGAGGTGCTCGGGGTCGCGCTCTTCCTCCGAGGATTCTTCCCGGCTCCCGTTTGTTCCTTTTCCGGGACGGAGCACCAAACAGAGTCCCCAGCGCCCGAACCCTCGGCTG GAGCCATTTCCAACTGGACCAAGCTCCCACCACCTCTCTTCAGTAAAGTTGTTATTATGCTGATAGACGCCTTGAGAGATGACTTTGTGTTTGGGTCAAAGGGTGTGAAATTTATGCCCTACACAACTTATCTTGTGGAAAAAGGATCATCTCACAGTTTTGTGGCTGAAGCAAAGCCACCTACAGTTACTATGCCTCGAATCAAG GCGTTGATGACGGGGAGCCTCCCCGGCTTCATCGATGTCGTCAGGAACCTCAATTCTCCCACACTGCTGGAAGACAACGTGATCACACGAGCAAAAGCAGCGGGGAAAAGAATCATCTTTTACGGAGATGAAACATGGGTGAAGTTATTCCCAAAGCATTTTGTGGAATATGACGGAACAACCTCTTTTTTTGTATCAGATTATACAGAG gTGGATGATAATGTTACAAGACATTTGGATAAAGTATTAAAAAGGCGGGATTGGGATGTGTTAATCCTCCACTACCTTGGGCTGGACCACATCGGCCACATTTCTGGGCCCAACAGCCCGCTGATCGGGCGCAAGCTCAGTGAGATGGACAGCGTCCTGATGAAGATCCACACCTCGCTGCTCTCAGAG GAGAGAGAGACTCTGTTACCCAATCTGCTGGTTCTTTGTGGTGATCATGGCATGTCTGAAGCTGGAGGTCACGGAGCCTCTTCTGTGGAGGAAGTAAACACCGCTATGATCTTAATCAGCTCTGCATTTGAAAGGAAACCTG GTGACGTCAGACGTCCAAAGTATATTCAACAGACTGATTTGGCTGCAACACTATCGATAGGGCTTGGTCTGCCGATTCCAAAGAGCAGCGTCGGCAATCTTATATTCCCAGTTATAGAAGGAAAGCCAATGAGGGAACAACtgagatttttacatttaaatacagTACAGCTTAGCAAGTTGTTGcaggagaatgttccatcatATAAAAAAG AGCCTGGGTTTGAGCAGTTTAAAGTGTCCGAAAGGTTGCACGGGAACTGGGTCAGACTGTACTTGGAGGAGAATAGCTCAGAAGTCCTTTCCAACCTGGGAAGCAAGGTTCGCAGGCAGTACTTGGACGCGCTGAGGGCCCTGAGCCTGTCCCTGAGCAGACAAGCAGCCCAGTATGACGTCTACTCCATGGCGGTGGGGACCGTCCTGGTCCTGGAG GTCCTCGCGCTGCTTCTGCTCAGCGGCCCCCGGGCACTGAGCGGCAAGGCCGAGCTGGACGTCCCTCTGCCGTCGCCCgccttctctctgctctgttACCTGCTGCCCCTGGGCCTCGTAGCGCTCCACGTCACCGTGTGCACCTCCGCAGGCGGAACGTGCTACCTGTGCAGCCTCCCGTGGCTGACGGCAGGCGGAGTGATGGTGCTGATTTCCACACTGCTCTGCGCAGTCCTGTCTGCTCTCACCGGGATGTTTGCCGGCGGAAAGCGTCTGAGTAAG AATCCACCTCAGTGCAACTCAAGGTGGTCGGAGTTAGATCTTCTCATCTTGCTGGGGACCGTGGGCCACACGTTGAGTCTGGGCGCAAGCAGCTTCATCGAAGAGGAGCCCCAGACGTGGTACTTCCTCGTCAACACGCTGTGTCTAGCTCTGTGCCACGAAATCTACAGAAACTGCTTTCTGGGAGACGACTGTGCGCCTCAGAGTTGCCCGCACGCGGGAGAGGACTTTGACGGGGTCGCAGCGGCCCCACAGGGCAAGAGCCCTGGCCCTGACGTGTGGGAGCTCGACAGAGCGTCCAGGCACCCCTCTCCCCTGGGAGCGCTCAGAGGCCCTGAAAGGTGGATGGTGCTGGCGAGCCCGTGGCTGATTCTGACCTGCTGCCGGCTGCTTCGGTCACTGAACCAGACGGGTGTGCAGTGGGCCCACCGGCCTGACCTGGGGCACTGGCTCACCAG CAACCCTGAAGAGAGGGCGCTGGCCTGTCTGCGCTTGGGGTGTGGAAGCAGAGGGGAGCTGAGGCAGCACCAGGCAGAGCCAGAGCACGTGAGGATGAGAGCGTGCTGGGGCAGCACAACGACCTCACTTCTTATTTTCCTGGGAAGCTGCAGCACTGCGGGAAGATCTGCTGATTTCCACCCCCAGATGCACTAA
- the PIGG gene encoding GPI ethanolamine phosphate transferase 2 isoform X6 yields MRLGSGTFAACCVVIEVLGVALFLRGFFPAPVCSFSGTEHQTESPAPEPSAGAISNWTKLPPPLFSKVVIMLIDALRDDFVFGSKGVKFMPYTTYLVEKGSSHSFVAEAKPPTVTMPRIKALMTGSLPGFIDVVRNLNSPTLLEDNVITRAKAAGKRIIFYGDETWVKLFPKHFVEYDGTTSFFVSDYTEVDDNVTRHLDKVLKRRDWDVLILHYLGLDHIGHISGPNSPLIGRKLSEMDSVLMKIHTSLLSEERETLLPNLLVLCGDHGMSEAGGHGASSVEEVNTAMILISSAFERKPGDVRRPKYIQQTDLAATLSIGLGLPIPKSSVGNLIFPVIEGKPMREQLRFLHLNTVQLSKLLQENVPSYKKEP; encoded by the exons ATGCGGCTGGGCTCCGGGACCTTCGCCGCCTGCTGCGTAGTGATCGAGGTGCTCGGGGTCGCGCTCTTCCTCCGAGGATTCTTCCCGGCTCCCGTTTGTTCCTTTTCCGGGACGGAGCACCAAACAGAGTCCCCAGCGCCCGAACCCTCGGCTG GAGCCATTTCCAACTGGACCAAGCTCCCACCACCTCTCTTCAGTAAAGTTGTTATTATGCTGATAGACGCCTTGAGAGATGACTTTGTGTTTGGGTCAAAGGGTGTGAAATTTATGCCCTACACAACTTATCTTGTGGAAAAAGGATCATCTCACAGTTTTGTGGCTGAAGCAAAGCCACCTACAGTTACTATGCCTCGAATCAAG GCGTTGATGACGGGGAGCCTCCCCGGCTTCATCGATGTCGTCAGGAACCTCAATTCTCCCACACTGCTGGAAGACAACGTGATCACACGAGCAAAAGCAGCGGGGAAAAGAATCATCTTTTACGGAGATGAAACATGGGTGAAGTTATTCCCAAAGCATTTTGTGGAATATGACGGAACAACCTCTTTTTTTGTATCAGATTATACAGAG gTGGATGATAATGTTACAAGACATTTGGATAAAGTATTAAAAAGGCGGGATTGGGATGTGTTAATCCTCCACTACCTTGGGCTGGACCACATCGGCCACATTTCTGGGCCCAACAGCCCGCTGATCGGGCGCAAGCTCAGTGAGATGGACAGCGTCCTGATGAAGATCCACACCTCGCTGCTCTCAGAG GAGAGAGAGACTCTGTTACCCAATCTGCTGGTTCTTTGTGGTGATCATGGCATGTCTGAAGCTGGAGGTCACGGAGCCTCTTCTGTGGAGGAAGTAAACACCGCTATGATCTTAATCAGCTCTGCATTTGAAAGGAAACCTG GTGACGTCAGACGTCCAAAGTATATTCAACAGACTGATTTGGCTGCAACACTATCGATAGGGCTTGGTCTGCCGATTCCAAAGAGCAGCGTCGGCAATCTTATATTCCCAGTTATAGAAGGAAAGCCAATGAGGGAACAACtgagatttttacatttaaatacagTACAGCTTAGCAAGTTGTTGcaggagaatgttccatcatATAAAAAAG AACCCTGA